The genomic region ATTTCTGTCATGCTTATTACCCCTCTTTTCCAAAAGGACTATGTATTGAGTAACTTTACCGGTAGCTACCATGACTATTACAGTAGTTAAAGCAATTATTACAGCTAAAGGAAGTAAGATTTTTTGCATCTCGCCCCAAATATTAATTAGCCCCACACTAGCAGGTATAAACATAAGCGGCATTAGCTTTAACAATAGATCACTGGCATCTTTTATTTTATTTAACTTAATAATTTTGGTTTGTAGGCAAATCAGCATAATTAAGAGCCCGTAGACACTAGCAGGAATGGGTAACGGCAGTGCTTGATAAACTAGCTCGCCTATAAAAGTGACTACAAAAATAACGCCGAGCCCATAGATTAAGTTCATTTTAAAACCTCCATCATAAAGATTTTGCCATGCCCATTATAACATACATCCTACCCTATTAATTCTTTTGCTATAAGCTCTAAAGCAAAAGTTTCTCTTTCGATCGATAGTCCCATAGATTTCTCCTTTTTAGCCATTACTTCCTTGTTATGCGTTATAGCCGTGTTGATATCTATCCAAACTGGAGCCATCCCATTAGCTACTTCATAATCTTCTAAGTTAATCTCCCCAAGCTGAGAGTCAACCTTGCAGATGTAAAAATAGGATAGCATATGAATCAAGTCATACTCAGGCTTATAGTGCGGCCTATACTCATCAATATATCCGAATTCGCTTAGCACCTCTATGTTTTTAGCTCCCGTTTCCTCTGCCAGCTCCCTTTTAAGCCCTTCTATTATATCTTCTTGTGGATCAACTCCACCTCCAGGTAAGCTATAGTCATTATAAGCTTTTGTATAAAGCAATAGAATTTTCCTACCATCTAAAACAATAGCTCTAGCAGCTCTTCTATTAAAAGTTCTACCCTCTAACTTATCTAAGTTTTTATGAATTAGTTTCTTTATTAGTCTCAAGTTTTTATACCTCTTTTTTCATTAAATTATTTGACTTACTTATTTTAGCATAATTACAAGACAGAAAAAATCCTCTCTTTTCAATTTATTAAAGAGAGGATTTTTAGTTTATTCAGCCTTTGCCAACATGTCTGACGCTTTGTAAGAACTTCTCACCAGTGGTTCAGATGCAACGAAACTAAAGCCTAGCTTTAGAGCCTCATCTTTATACCTTTTAAAGGTTTCTGGGGTTACATATTCCTGTATAGGGTAATGCTCATTACTTGGTGGAAGATATTGTCCTACTGTTAAAAAGTCGCATTTGTACTCTCTAAGGTCTGCCATTGTTTGAGCTATTTCCTCTTCTCTTTCTCCTAGGCCTACCATAATACCCGATTTTGTGTATATTTCGCTATCTAATTTCTTTATCTCCTCTAGAAGTTGTAGAGATCTTTTGTAAATAGCTTGTGGCCTTACATCATCGTATAGTCTAGGGACAGTCTCGATGTTATGGTTGATTATATCTGGCTTTGCCTCAACCACATATTTTAAGGCTTTTTTATCACCTTTAAAGTCAGGTATCAACACTTCTATAGCAATATCCTTGTCTTTACTCCTTATTGATTCAATAACCTTAGCAAAGTGTTTTGCTCCACCATCAGGCAAATCATCTCTTGTAACTGAGGTTATAACTACATGCTTTAACCCAAGTTCCATTGTCGCCTGCGCAACGTTTTTTGGCTCTTTTTCGTCTACTTTTTCTAGTTTCTCAGAAGATACATTGCAAAATCTACAATTTCTAGAACACTGGCTCCCCAAAATCATAAACGTTGCTGTCTTTTTGCTAAAACATTCTATTTTATTAGGGCAGTTCGCCTCTTCGCATACTGTATTTAAAGATAATTTTTCCAATATATTTCTCACATATCTGTCTTTATGCACATCATTCATCTTAACTCTAAGCCACTTAGGCTTTCTTTTTATATCCATCGCTTCCCCCTCCTCCTAGAAATCTTGTTAATTTCTTTCTATCTTTTCGTAACTATTGAACTCAAAAGTATCGCAGATTTTTTCTAAAACAAGAGAGCTCGCCTGCTGAAAATCTACTTTTTCCCCAACTTGTTTTTGTAGTGAGGTTACTCCCATCTCCGCTAATCCACAAGGAATAATGAGTTTAAAATGTTCTAGATTTGTATTTATATTCATAGCAAAACCATGCATAGTGACCCCCTGCTTCACAGCTATACCGATTGCCACAACTTTTTCATTACCTACCCAAACTCCTCTATGCTGTTCATGTCTTGTTGCATTAACATCATATTTTTCAGTTAGTAAGTCTATAAAAACTTGTTCTAGCTTTTCTACAAATTGTCTTACTCCAAGCTTGTTATCCTCAAGGTTAAATATAGGGTATCCCACCAATTGACCATCACCATGATAGGTTACATCCCCACCTCTATTGGTTTCGATAAGCTCAATGCCATTTTCACTTAAATACTCTTTTGATGCTATTATATTTGATTTTGACGCATTTCTACCCGTTGTTATAACCGGGGGATGCTCAACTAAAATTAAGGTATCTCCTATATCACCTTTTTGCCTTTTTTCTAACAGCTCATGTTGGATCGCTAATGCTTTTTTATACCTGCATTTACCTAAAGAAATCACTCTTAACCTCTCATCCATAAAAACTCCCCCATCTTATTAGATTTATTAAATCATCTTTTTATATTATATCATCATTTAATAGTTTATTGGGAGTATAAATTTAACCTCTTCTCCACCACTGGAAAAGAGGTTAAATTTATATTTTCTCTGCAATAAACTTTCTTAGTTTTTCTTCAAAAACCTCATTATCTTTTGGTTTACGTTTAGGGGTTTTTGAGTATTTTTTTTGTTTTCTTCGCATTTCTTGATGTATATGTCTTTTCATCAGCAAAGCATCAATGTTTTCATGAGTAAAAAACCAACCGTTTTGATGGATTGCATATGCCCCTTTACCTAGAACTAAGGATGCCAAACCATAGTCCTGCGTTACTACAAGATCACCTTTTCGGGTATGCTTGACAATAACATGGTCTGCCATATCTTGATTTGCGTCAACTGTTATAATGTCACCATATTCATCGGAAATGTCATGATAAATATTTTTTACCATAAGAAGGGGAATTTGATATTCTTTTGCCACTCTGACAACAATTTTTCTTACAGGGCAGCCATCGGCATCTATAATAATTTTCATAAAATCACCTCTAGTTAATTAAAGTTAATAACATATACAGTATATCATTATTACTGACTCAGTGTATAATTTATATTAAATGGGTAAAAAAGTCCTTAAGGGAATAATTTTTCATGCTTGACCACTATCACAACAGGAATTTTCTTATTAATTTTATCTCTTGGAATTCCTACAAAAAGCCTTTAGTAGATGTCATTGTTTTTGCATCTATCTAGTATTATTTCATAAGTTTCATATGAGGCTCTTCCACTAGTATTTATTTAAAACCAATCGAATTAAAAGACAGCTCGGTATTATTTCCTATCCGTTGAGCTGTCTTTTTTTAATTTTTGTGTTGTTATAAGTTATGTCTTTAGCTAATAGATGCTACTTTAACAAATTCTACGTTCTGAGCTCTGTTTCCTGTAAAAATCAGCCCCTTTATTTTGCCTTCTTCTTTAACAAACTCTACGGTAAAAGTAAAGGGTACGTTTGTTAAAAACTTATTCTCTTCTACCTGATATAATACGTGCTGTCCGTTTCTTGAGTGCGAGGTGTATAAAATTCCGTCCTCCTCAATCACATCATAGAAAGTATCTAGCTCCTCACTTTGATATCTTCCTGTATAATGCGTACTATCAAAAGGTTGGTATGGCTTAATTTTTTCAAGTGGTATTAGCTTTTCTTTTGTTTTTAGGGCACTTTCCTTACCTAGGTATATTTCTAAGTTTAGCTGCTCTATTTTATAGTGATTTCCGGAAATATGAACTAGTGGGGCAAGACCGTAAGGGTTTTGCATGTGAGGCAAGCCATCTTTAACTACTATCTTAAATGCCATAATTGTTTCCTGTGACTTAGGGAAGTAGTAACCCTCTACTTCATCTAGGTTAACTTCGTCGGAGTAAACTTCAGGCTTTTCTTCTTTTTTACTTTCTTCCTTTTCATACCCAAATACTGCGTCTGCTACTGCAAAAGCTGCGTCCTTCATCAAAAGATTTTGTGTGTTTGAAAATAAAACTATGTCAACATCATCTTCTGTAAAACGGATTGTGGCGCTTCTATATGCTGCATCTGCTCCTCCATGCTCAATATATTTATGTCCTTTATACTCTCCTACAAAAAGGCCTCCGGCATAACTGCTTTCTTTTCCATCTTTAAGTTTGGGTGCATCAGACATGATTTTAATGGTGTCTGGGCTACAGACAGTAGGTTTTTTAAAATTTCCCATCCATTTTAAAAAGTCATTTGCTGTGGTGTTTAAAGAGGTGGCGCCATATGTGCCGTAGTTTAGTACGCTATATATAAAACTTCCATCGCCGACATCATAGTAAGAGTTGGCTTTGTTAGGGATTACTTTCCAGTAGTTATCCTTAAAAAAGGTTTTTTTCATGCCTAAAGGCTTGAAAATACGCTCCGTTGCAAACTCATTAAGAGTTTTACCTGAAGTTTTCTCAACTATCTCTGCTAGCAAGGTAAAGTTAGAGTTACTGTACAACCATTTAGTCTGAGGTGCAAAGTTTAATTTCTTTTGCTTACTTATTAAAGATAAAGCATCCTTTTGAGTTATAGTATCTACAATCCTAACTCCACTTAGCCCTAAAAGCTCCCACTGATCTTTAATGCCACTAACATTATTTATCATCTGTCTAACAGTAACCGGTTCATCAAATGCTATATACTCTGCTACATAATCTCTAACGTCATCATCTATGGAAAGCTTGCCATCTTCTTGAAGAAGTAGCACACACATAACAGCGACTTGCTTTGAAACAGATGCAACGTGGAAAACTGTTTCATCCTTTATTGGTATTAAATGTTCTAGGTTTGCATAACCAAAGTTTTTGTTATAAATAATCTCGTCTTTTTTTCTAACTACAACCTGCCCCCCTGGGCAAAGGTCTTTCTGCCAACAGGAAAATATTTTATCAATTTTCTTTTCTAGGCTGGTCATTTGCTTGTCCACCTCCGAATTTATTATTTAGCTATAAATATATATTTCGTACTACGAATTAAAACCCCCTTTTTATTTGAGCAAATTTTTTCAATAATAAAAAAAGAAACCCCTCTTTCTAAATCCTTTTTGCACCTGAACTGCAATATCTCTTTTGTACTGTTATTTACAACCTGATATTTCTCGTGTTCTCCTATATTATTAAGCTTTTGCTTTAACTGTTTTACGCTATCAAAACCGACTTGGATGTCACCACTGCTGCCGCAAGGATATTCACCGCCATATGCTATAAGGCAAAACATGTTTTGAGTAGTCTGATTCTTAGTCAATCTTTGGCCC from Proteinivorax hydrogeniformans harbors:
- a CDS encoding CidA/LrgA family protein — translated: MNLIYGLGVIFVVTFIGELVYQALPLPIPASVYGLLIMLICLQTKIIKLNKIKDASDLLLKLMPLMFIPASVGLINIWGEMQKILLPLAVIIALTTVIVMVATGKVTQYIVLLEKRGNKHDRNIK
- a CDS encoding NUDIX hydrolase, translating into MRLIKKLIHKNLDKLEGRTFNRRAARAIVLDGRKILLLYTKAYNDYSLPGGGVDPQEDIIEGLKRELAEETGAKNIEVLSEFGYIDEYRPHYKPEYDLIHMLSYFYICKVDSQLGEINLEDYEVANGMAPVWIDINTAITHNKEVMAKKEKSMGLSIERETFALELIAKELIG
- a CDS encoding YaiI/YqxD family protein; the protein is MKIIIDADGCPVRKIVVRVAKEYQIPLLMVKNIYHDISDEYGDIITVDANQDMADHVIVKHTRKGDLVVTQDYGLASLVLGKGAYAIHQNGWFFTHENIDALLMKRHIHQEMRRKQKKYSKTPKRKPKDNEVFEEKLRKFIAEKI
- the lipB gene encoding lipoyl(octanoyl) transferase LipB, coding for MDERLRVISLGKCRYKKALAIQHELLEKRQKGDIGDTLILVEHPPVITTGRNASKSNIIASKEYLSENGIELIETNRGGDVTYHGDGQLVGYPIFNLEDNKLGVRQFVEKLEQVFIDLLTEKYDVNATRHEQHRGVWVGNEKVVAIGIAVKQGVTMHGFAMNINTNLEHFKLIIPCGLAEMGVTSLQKQVGEKVDFQQASSLVLEKICDTFEFNSYEKIERN
- a CDS encoding serine hydrolase domain-containing protein, which codes for MTSLEKKIDKIFSCWQKDLCPGGQVVVRKKDEIIYNKNFGYANLEHLIPIKDETVFHVASVSKQVAVMCVLLLQEDGKLSIDDDVRDYVAEYIAFDEPVTVRQMINNVSGIKDQWELLGLSGVRIVDTITQKDALSLISKQKKLNFAPQTKWLYSNSNFTLLAEIVEKTSGKTLNEFATERIFKPLGMKKTFFKDNYWKVIPNKANSYYDVGDGSFIYSVLNYGTYGATSLNTTANDFLKWMGNFKKPTVCSPDTIKIMSDAPKLKDGKESSYAGGLFVGEYKGHKYIEHGGADAAYRSATIRFTEDDVDIVLFSNTQNLLMKDAAFAVADAVFGYEKEESKKEEKPEVYSDEVNLDEVEGYYFPKSQETIMAFKIVVKDGLPHMQNPYGLAPLVHISGNHYKIEQLNLEIYLGKESALKTKEKLIPLEKIKPYQPFDSTHYTGRYQSEELDTFYDVIEEDGILYTSHSRNGQHVLYQVEENKFLTNVPFTFTVEFVKEEGKIKGLIFTGNRAQNVEFVKVASIS
- the lipA gene encoding lipoyl synthase, with the protein product MDIKRKPKWLRVKMNDVHKDRYVRNILEKLSLNTVCEEANCPNKIECFSKKTATFMILGSQCSRNCRFCNVSSEKLEKVDEKEPKNVAQATMELGLKHVVITSVTRDDLPDGGAKHFAKVIESIRSKDKDIAIEVLIPDFKGDKKALKYVVEAKPDIINHNIETVPRLYDDVRPQAIYKRSLQLLEEIKKLDSEIYTKSGIMVGLGEREEEIAQTMADLREYKCDFLTVGQYLPPSNEHYPIQEYVTPETFKRYKDEALKLGFSFVASEPLVRSSYKASDMLAKAE